A window of the Brassica napus cultivar Da-Ae chromosome A2, Da-Ae, whole genome shotgun sequence genome harbors these coding sequences:
- the LOC106397332 gene encoding uncharacterized protein LOC106397332: MEMKFGKGIDMEQSPNSVLTESEKRSTRLKPPRRDEILRVKEGFTEISFRRYRSTSCKNFSSKPDNKTEQRRGSVYQSSNKFFKELRDPQGRKDSDAKLELSRTSDASFSFRVVDSSRKGSTEKRPDTKKVSDGQKSSAEPYTSGNFIDICLKSGIKDRGVVLDSEEDDHETRLPKPHSSSLEAGCNKESSRVRKMFDPFVKSKSLRSPLGYLGEAEKYNERCKSMLSDYSNIYKSLPPVVNKDYTSVLASSPVHLHCRLKVESKHGLPVFQFVSDSPEDVYTAKTWKAEKGSSWVYTFSSAGIRKRSSASVRGLNDVSKEPLLVAQMQVSCNMCSEVRKKGQDPETLMVNEFVLYDIAQARRSVSVSTKEDQSLLPLAKPDSDSRSSTLSRDGCDTMKQRSQPKRTSQSCDLEASNGTNPWSAADLHPDLEIAAIIIQETIEKRESLKYRRGDKRLMEKTNLLGLSPIEEEKKELFGSEKLKVVIPRGNHGLPNAENSGPSPLIQRWRSGGGCDCGGWDMACPLMVLGNPLISCSHDQPLVDYQHPLQLFVQGAKEHIPALYMSFAEEGQYDVHFHAQLSTLQAFSTCVAILHNTEVSDSYRNGENVQQLSHCSSLKMLIDEDVQCLVEAVTEEGEKNVPNPVKEAVIALQSYMPNPPFSPISRV; this comes from the exons ATGGAAATGAAATTTGGTAAAGGAATTGATATGGAACAAAGCCCCAACAGTGTTCTTACTGAATCAGAGAAGAGGAGTACAAGGCTGAAGCCGCCTCGCAGGGATGAGATACTGAGAGTCAAAGAAGGCTTCACCGAGATAAGCTTCAGGCGCTACCGCAGCACATCCTGTAAGAACTTTTCTTCCAAGCCGGATAATAAAACGGAGCAAAGGCGAGGTTCTGTCTATCAAAGCTCCAATAAGTTTTTTAAAGAGCTTAGAGATCCTCAGGGACGTAAAGACTCGGATGCAAAACTCGAGCTGTCTCGTACTAGCGATGCTTCTTTCTCCTTTAGAGTTGTTGATTCTTCAAGAAAGGGGAGTACAGAGAAAAGACCAGACACAAAGAAGGTTTCAGATGGACAGAAGTCATCAGCTGAGCCTTACACCTCTGGCAACTTCATTGACATTTGTTTGAAATCAGGTATTAAAGATAGAGGAGTGGTGTTGGATTCAGAAGAGGATGACCATGAAACTAGATTGCCTAAGCCACATTCCTCCTCATTAGAAGCCGGTTGCAATAAGGAAAGCTCAAGGGTTAGGAAAATGTTTGATCCATTTGTTAAGTCAAAGTCTCTGAGAAGTCCTCTTGGCTATTTAGGAGAAGCAGAGAAGTACAATGAGCGTTGCAAGTCTATGTTGAGTGACTACTCAAACATTTATAAAAGTCTTCCTCCAGTTGTCAATAAGGATTACACTTCGGTGCTGGCATCATCCCCAGTTCATCTACATTGCCGTCTAAAGGTAGAAAGCAAACATGGGTTGCCTGTTTTTCAGTTTGTGTCTGATTCTCCAGAGGATGTTTACACCGCAAAGACGTGGAAAGCAGAGAAGGGTTCCAGTTGGGTGTATACATTCTCATCTGCTGGGATCAGAAAGAGGAGCAGTGCTAGCGTGAGGGGTTTGAACGATGTTAGCAAAGAGCCTTTGCTTGTAGCTCAGATGCAAGTTTCATGTAACATGTGCTCAGAAGTAAGAAAAAAGGGACAAGATCCAGAGACTTTGATGGTTAACGAGTTTGTTTTGTATGATATTGCACAAGCGAGACGGAGTGTCTCTGTCTCCACAAAGGAAGATCAATCACTACTACCTCTTGCTAaaccagattcagattcaagaAGCAGCACATTGTCCAGGGATGGTTGTGATACAATGAAGCAGAGATCTCAGCCAAAACGTACATCTCAGAGCTGTGATCTCGAGGCTTCGAATGGAACAAACCCATGGTCAGCTGCAGATTTGCATCCTGACCTTGAGATTGCCGCTATAATTATCCAAGAGACCAttgagaagagagagagcttaaAGTACAGAAGAGGTGACAAAAGGTTGATGGAGAAAACGAATCTTCTTGGTCTTTCTCCAATAGAAGAGGAGAAAAAGGAGTTGTTTGGTTCTGAAAAGTTGAAAGTTGTAATCCCAAGGGGCAACCATGGGCTACCAAATGCCGAAAACTCCGGTCCTTCGCCTTTGATTCAGAGATGGAGGTCAGGAGGTGGTTGTGACTGTGGTGGTTGGGACATGGCTTGTCCTCTTATGGTTTTGGGAAATCCTCTTATCTCATGTTCTCATGATCAGCCTCTTGTGGACTATCAGCATCCTTTGCAACTATTTGTCCAG GGTGCTAAAGAGCATATACCAGCGTTGTACATGTCGTTTGCTGAGGAGGGGCAATACGATGTTCACTTCCATGCGCAGTTATCAACTTTGCAGGCATTCTCCACCTGTGTTGCCATATTACATAACACCGAAGTCTCCGATAGTTACAGAAATGGCGAGAATGTACAGCAGTTGTCACACTGCAGCTCGCTGAAAATGTTGATTGATGAGGATGTTCAGTGTTTAGTTGAAGCAGTAACAGAGGAAGGAGAAAAGAATGTTCCTAATCCTGTGAAAGAAGCTGTGATCGCTCTTCAGTCCTACATGCCAAACCCTCCTTTCTCGCCAATCTCTCGAGTGTAG